The Candidatus Obscuribacterales bacterium genome has a segment encoding these proteins:
- a CDS encoding nucleotidyltransferase family protein, translating into MTLSGKVKLKLGERQWDMIGAPAQPITEKLLASLLRKDRAAMEASLADALRFNDFPDELLFQAAESGLCGLFYERACELDAKESLKIPLPNGLNFFDYLENQAKQAAIKAVQFDERFFELLKFLDEELPHMIWIKSTVLARTLYSKLNYRVGIDYDVVVKQEHMPKLLKRLKQSGWQPLLGEPGHCHQIGVGPTENLADLFLVPQKELEGCHNLTMTAPGWPHLELKINPLDNGVSMKELDRFFADAVDVHWRESVFKAPSLVDHLIVELVHLHKHRLFGFGWIHDVHMICNKLNEDPSQWRTLTARLKKEGVNESARAALLRVKSLLHTEIPDEVIDELGNNVVLTAPLMKFVSTEFVWNANGLAMLVLNAMTMGDGKRKLRILSESIFPDDQFLSDYYCDGQKLNILSRLKSIVLHWLVLFLPAGVVRKMFGYAYWKHPDAEKFGVDG; encoded by the coding sequence ATGACACTTAGTGGTAAGGTTAAATTGAAACTTGGCGAAAGACAGTGGGACATGATCGGGGCTCCGGCTCAACCTATCACCGAAAAGTTGTTGGCCTCACTTTTGCGTAAAGATAGGGCCGCTATGGAAGCAAGTCTTGCTGACGCTTTACGATTCAACGATTTTCCAGACGAACTTTTGTTTCAAGCGGCCGAATCAGGTCTTTGTGGGCTCTTCTACGAACGAGCATGTGAACTTGATGCAAAGGAATCTCTGAAAATTCCTCTGCCAAATGGACTGAACTTTTTTGATTACTTGGAAAATCAAGCAAAGCAAGCGGCGATAAAAGCAGTTCAATTCGATGAAAGATTTTTTGAATTACTGAAGTTTCTCGACGAAGAACTTCCGCATATGATTTGGATAAAGAGCACGGTCTTAGCACGGACACTGTACAGTAAACTCAATTATCGAGTCGGTATTGACTATGATGTTGTCGTCAAACAAGAACATATGCCGAAACTTTTGAAGCGACTGAAACAATCAGGTTGGCAGCCATTGTTGGGTGAGCCGGGACATTGCCACCAAATTGGTGTTGGACCGACTGAGAATTTGGCTGACTTATTTTTGGTGCCACAAAAAGAATTGGAAGGTTGTCACAATCTGACAATGACAGCACCAGGTTGGCCGCATCTGGAATTGAAAATAAATCCGCTCGATAATGGGGTATCCATGAAAGAGTTGGACAGGTTTTTTGCGGATGCTGTTGATGTTCATTGGCGTGAAAGTGTATTTAAGGCGCCTTCGTTGGTTGATCACTTAATTGTCGAGCTTGTCCATTTGCATAAACACAGACTTTTTGGTTTTGGTTGGATTCACGATGTGCATATGATTTGCAATAAACTTAATGAAGACCCATCTCAATGGCGTACGTTGACTGCAAGACTAAAGAAAGAAGGCGTGAATGAAAGTGCTAGAGCAGCTCTTTTAAGAGTGAAATCGCTTTTGCATACCGAAATTCCCGATGAAGTTATCGATGAATTGGGTAATAATGTCGTATTGACAGCACCGCTTATGAAGTTTGTCAGCACGGAATTTGTTTGGAATGCTAACGGTCTGGCAATGCTTGTCCTCAATGCTATGACGATGGGCGATGGGAAAAGAAAATTGCGCATACTGTCGGAAAGTATTTTTCCTGATGACCAATTTTTGTCGGACTACTACTGTGATGGACAGAAACTAAACATCTTGAGTCGCTTGAAATCGATTGTGTTGCACTGGCTTGTTTTATTTTTGCCTGCCGGCGTCGTGAGAAAAATGTTCGGTTATGCGTATTGGAAGCATCCCGATGCGGAGAAATTTGGTGTAGATGGCTGA